Proteins from a genomic interval of Rubinisphaera italica:
- a CDS encoding DUF309 domain-containing protein — MLQAVVTAKRLIPSIELPAYAFIPATGLPHPIRDPRGHSHGRKRVSPPALSIDNWSTHRNYLLGLDLFNYGYYWEAHEEWDRLLKSSGPDSLMGKFLKGLVKLAAAGVKVREGSIHGVRRHAASAGEVFADVAAEADQDHFCGLEFTILQFAADRAAQLNYKQKFESGKPVRVFPFVLHPESESMS, encoded by the coding sequence GTGCTACAAGCTGTTGTTACTGCCAAACGCCTAATTCCCTCCATCGAATTACCGGCTTATGCGTTTATTCCCGCTACAGGATTGCCTCATCCCATTCGCGACCCACGGGGGCATAGTCATGGACGAAAACGCGTTTCACCACCAGCATTATCGATTGATAACTGGTCGACACACCGAAATTATCTGCTGGGATTGGATTTGTTTAACTACGGATATTACTGGGAAGCCCATGAAGAATGGGATCGTTTGCTTAAATCCTCTGGACCAGACAGCCTGATGGGAAAATTTCTCAAAGGGCTCGTCAAACTGGCAGCAGCCGGCGTGAAAGTTCGCGAAGGCAGTATTCATGGCGTTCGCCGTCATGCCGCTTCAGCCGGCGAAGTTTTTGCCGATGTGGCTGCAGAAGCCGATCAGGACCATTTCTGTGGTTTAGAGTTCACCATCCTGCAATTTGCGGCTGATCGAGCGGCTCAGTTGAACTATAAACAGAAGTTTGAATCGGGTAAGCCCGTTCGCGTATTCCCGTTTGTGCTGCATCCGGAATCAGAATCGATGTCATAA
- a CDS encoding DUF1549 and DUF1553 domain-containing protein, which yields MKYDTAVVDQIDLLIRQSWEDNEVSPSEAADDIAWLRRVYLDTVGHIPPLSVVEEFIKNKDSNKYQQAVDEMLDGDSYVNNWTTIWTNLLIGRQTPDRTSRDGMQKFLREAFAKNRPWDDVVYDILTAEGHFEENGAVNYLLSQMTMRDEGVQATAKTTRLFLGTQVQCTQCHNHPFNDWKQSQFWEFNSFFRNARRVDHDKIDPNTGQEVDDYSELTTNDFSGPVFFEKRSGLMQVAYPKYFGNDVEFDNGKSRQKILADAIVADGDHQMARAMVNRMWGHFFGYGFTRPVDDMGPHNPASHPILLEYLTESFVASDYDMKMLVRWITSSEAYRLSSEFNTKNEIDNPAAGEMPLFSHMYIKSMEAEQLFDSLMVASNASGMNRANYAQAMRQRNEWLQQFVTTFGTDENDESTTFNGSIPQALMMMNGELVDTAVKCDPGTLLHQVVSAEEKDSKKVQLLYLAALGRNPSGRDLAAVKKLMQISGNPISAYQDLYWALLNSNEFIFVR from the coding sequence TTGAAATACGATACTGCTGTTGTCGATCAAATCGATTTGCTGATTCGACAAAGTTGGGAAGACAATGAAGTTTCCCCATCAGAAGCTGCAGACGACATTGCATGGTTGCGTCGGGTCTACTTGGATACCGTTGGTCACATCCCTCCTCTGAGTGTGGTTGAGGAATTTATTAAAAATAAGGACTCCAATAAATACCAGCAAGCTGTTGATGAAATGCTCGATGGTGACAGTTACGTTAATAACTGGACCACGATCTGGACGAACCTGCTGATTGGTCGTCAAACTCCCGACCGCACCAGTCGAGATGGCATGCAAAAATTCCTGCGGGAAGCTTTCGCCAAAAATCGTCCCTGGGATGATGTGGTCTACGATATTTTGACCGCTGAAGGTCACTTTGAGGAAAATGGAGCCGTTAACTATCTGCTGAGTCAAATGACGATGCGGGATGAGGGTGTTCAGGCAACTGCCAAAACAACCCGTCTCTTTCTGGGCACGCAGGTGCAATGTACTCAGTGTCACAATCACCCTTTCAACGACTGGAAGCAAAGTCAGTTCTGGGAATTCAACAGTTTCTTCCGGAATGCCCGGCGTGTCGATCATGACAAAATCGACCCCAATACAGGTCAGGAAGTCGATGACTATTCCGAGTTGACGACTAACGACTTCAGCGGACCTGTCTTTTTCGAAAAGCGAAGTGGCCTGATGCAGGTCGCTTATCCCAAATATTTTGGAAACGACGTTGAGTTTGATAACGGTAAATCACGTCAGAAAATTCTGGCAGATGCAATCGTCGCTGATGGCGATCATCAAATGGCTCGGGCGATGGTCAATCGCATGTGGGGTCACTTCTTTGGCTACGGCTTTACCCGTCCTGTCGACGACATGGGACCACATAATCCTGCTTCTCACCCGATTCTGCTCGAATATCTCACGGAAAGCTTTGTTGCTTCCGATTACGACATGAAAATGCTGGTTCGCTGGATCACTTCTTCAGAGGCTTACCGTCTAAGCAGTGAATTCAATACTAAGAATGAAATCGATAACCCGGCTGCAGGCGAAATGCCACTCTTCAGCCATATGTATATTAAGTCCATGGAAGCGGAACAGTTGTTCGATTCACTCATGGTCGCCTCAAACGCTTCTGGAATGAACCGAGCCAATTATGCTCAGGCGATGCGTCAGCGTAACGAATGGCTTCAGCAGTTCGTGACCACATTCGGTACAGATGAAAATGATGAGTCCACCACGTTCAACGGCAGTATTCCTCAGGCTCTCATGATGATGAATGGAGAACTTGTTGATACGGCAGTCAAATGTGATCCGGGCACACTGCTTCACCAGGTCGTCTCTGCTGAAGAAAAAGATTCCAAGAAAGTCCAACTGCTGTATCTGGCTGCTCTGGGACGAAACCCCAGTGGTCGAGATTTAGCTGCGGTGAAGAAACTGATGCAAATCAGTGGCAACCCGATTAGCGCTTATCAGGATCTTTACTGGGCACTCTTGAACAGCAACGAATTCATTTTTGTCCGCTAG
- a CDS encoding DUF1501 domain-containing protein, whose product MSIIQPENMDRRHFMRHVAASSAMTIPAFHFLNHLSANAAEVRKNQKACVLVWLGGGPPTIDMWDLKPGSKNGGEFKPISTAGDLQISEHMPKIAKQMDSLSVVRSMSTREADHTRGRYYMHTAYVPNPTVIHPSFGSVVSHSLAPQRKSLEIPSFVSVGGGAGSAGFLGMTHAPFVVDSNGRIRNVDSGGTDKRRLEQRLAMWDVVESGFINSDRGDLPQAHKDVYRKAVNLMTSPQMDAFKVAQEDPKIQEAYGNNNFGRGMLMARRLIEEGVPFIEVNLGGWDLHNDVFNTLSNQRLPTLDQGIAALTQDLKSRGMLDDVVIVCMGEFGRTPRINQNVGRDHWASSWSLMIGGGGLNGGVAVGQTDKDGVGIESQSYLPGDIWATVSKAMGIPLNIVHTSKRGRPMKIANGGTPIEELVG is encoded by the coding sequence ATGAGTATTATTCAACCTGAAAACATGGATCGTCGTCACTTCATGCGGCACGTCGCTGCCAGTAGTGCTATGACAATTCCTGCTTTTCACTTCTTGAACCATCTGTCAGCCAATGCTGCTGAAGTTCGTAAAAACCAGAAGGCTTGCGTGCTGGTCTGGCTGGGCGGCGGTCCACCAACCATCGATATGTGGGACCTGAAACCCGGTTCAAAGAACGGCGGAGAATTCAAGCCGATCAGCACCGCTGGTGATCTGCAGATTTCTGAGCACATGCCTAAAATCGCCAAGCAAATGGACAGCCTGTCTGTTGTGCGATCCATGAGTACGCGTGAAGCCGATCACACACGTGGTCGCTATTACATGCATACCGCCTATGTGCCTAACCCGACTGTCATTCACCCCTCTTTCGGTTCCGTCGTCAGTCACTCCCTGGCACCACAACGCAAGTCACTGGAAATTCCTTCATTCGTCTCCGTCGGTGGCGGTGCTGGAAGTGCCGGTTTCCTGGGCATGACTCACGCTCCATTCGTCGTCGACAGTAACGGCCGGATTCGCAATGTCGATTCTGGCGGCACCGACAAACGTCGTCTGGAACAGCGTCTTGCCATGTGGGATGTCGTTGAGAGCGGATTCATCAACTCTGACCGGGGCGATTTGCCACAGGCTCATAAAGATGTTTACCGTAAGGCAGTCAACCTGATGACATCTCCTCAGATGGACGCTTTCAAAGTGGCCCAGGAAGATCCAAAAATTCAGGAAGCCTACGGTAATAATAACTTCGGTCGCGGCATGCTGATGGCTCGCCGTCTGATCGAAGAGGGCGTTCCGTTCATCGAAGTCAACCTGGGTGGATGGGACCTGCATAACGATGTGTTCAACACATTGAGCAACCAGCGTCTCCCAACTCTGGATCAGGGGATTGCCGCTCTGACACAGGATCTAAAGAGCCGTGGTATGCTGGATGATGTTGTCATCGTCTGTATGGGCGAGTTTGGTCGTACACCACGCATCAACCAGAATGTGGGACGCGATCACTGGGCTTCCAGCTGGTCACTCATGATTGGTGGCGGTGGACTCAATGGTGGAGTCGCAGTTGGTCAGACCGACAAAGATGGTGTCGGCATCGAAAGCCAAAGCTATCTCCCAGGCGATATCTGGGCGACCGTCAGTAAAGCCATGGGCATTCCATTGAACATCGTCCACACTTCAAAACGTGGTCGGCCAATGAAAATCGCCAACGGCGGAACTCCAATCGAAGAGCTCGTCGGTTAA
- a CDS encoding sigma-70 family RNA polymerase sigma factor produces the protein MGNIRTTPPHEEAFPQGEETHESGPDAGFIKSFVKAQRRLYLYLLAQTGNPNSAEEILQNANVVILAKWNTFKPGTNFLAWVYRIASLEVMKFRQKSSRNRLIFDDDYLTTIAQTVEEISDGADERQAALAVCIRKLKPRDRELIRLRYQQGRDGQTLSDQLNRPLNSVYQSLGRVRRTLLNCIEKQLSAAIK, from the coding sequence GTGGGTAATATCCGGACAACTCCTCCACACGAGGAAGCCTTTCCGCAGGGAGAGGAGACGCATGAATCAGGACCAGATGCCGGGTTTATCAAATCATTTGTTAAGGCTCAAAGGCGACTTTATCTGTATCTGCTGGCACAAACTGGAAACCCAAACTCAGCCGAGGAAATCCTCCAGAACGCCAATGTTGTCATTCTGGCAAAGTGGAACACCTTTAAACCGGGAACCAACTTTTTGGCGTGGGTTTATCGTATCGCTAGTTTAGAAGTGATGAAATTTCGTCAGAAATCCAGTCGAAATCGACTCATTTTTGACGATGATTATTTAACGACGATCGCCCAAACTGTTGAAGAAATCAGTGATGGAGCCGATGAACGTCAGGCGGCTCTGGCAGTTTGTATTCGAAAATTAAAACCACGGGATCGAGAATTAATTAGACTTCGGTATCAACAAGGTCGAGATGGGCAGACACTTTCTGATCAACTCAACCGTCCGCTGAACTCAGTTTACCAGTCTCTAGGACGTGTCCGCCGCACATTACTCAATTGTATCGAGAAGCAGCTCTCCGCTGCGATCAAATAA
- a CDS encoding DUF1549 domain-containing protein, translating to MNDLHNHHRRLCELADCVCDGRLDEATAAELQQLIKNDDAAAEIFAQYLELHSNLFWDLGILPSTPLTTQNTNSHEDSTAPLKELMDDLLTEAALNQDVTPRRTHEKQTRRTLFQSTKMLTVCLAIFLTLGTGLLWWNNSSPAPGSNIVENNSAVDSLADAPQVVSPLNPANSEETPALVENELPPELPKIDWDHPPLKSQPITVNVVEGSPTQAPVEVLGVAYSNDQDVINSINERISLGWKDWQVQPSAKADDYEWVRRVYLDLAGRIPTETELNAYLNNSSEQRDQELVDQLIDSPAFALQWSTTWSRLLVGRAPNERVDRLALQKYLHGVAESNRSWSNVVEEMIAAKGNPHQNGAANFLVAHLNNQAVPATAFVAKTLMGYQIQCAQCHHHPFYALSQKEFWELNSFFKQAVVTQVDQPQEAAPSYLLQDRPTAGPTYYETRFGVMHAAFPKYNGQEVIDDEKTSRREQLADLLTAGEDPLIAQAFVNRTWSMLFGYGFTQPVDDLGPHNPATHPELFSTLSRSFVACDYDIKRLYRWICLSEPYRLSSQMIAENREDNPSQGTPPAFSRMYFKSLSPEQLYDSLQAVAGELDERNQQWPQHVTERDQWVSQFVSSYENDENDEEDHFDGTISQALVLMNGDLVDQTIHTEKNILLKNLVSKSISDQKKFERICLTVLSRKPRPQEVALFRQIQASLRDVKSPVVRQELLASRLSDLLWAYLNSSEFIVNH from the coding sequence ATGAACGATCTGCATAATCATCACCGAAGACTTTGCGAACTGGCCGATTGCGTATGCGACGGCCGGCTCGATGAAGCCACCGCTGCAGAATTGCAACAGTTAATCAAAAACGATGATGCCGCAGCCGAGATTTTTGCTCAGTATCTTGAATTGCATTCCAATCTGTTTTGGGATTTGGGGATCCTTCCTTCAACTCCTTTAACGACACAAAATACAAACTCGCATGAGGATTCCACTGCTCCCCTGAAGGAGTTGATGGACGATCTGCTTACAGAAGCAGCTTTGAATCAGGATGTGACTCCTCGTCGAACTCACGAGAAACAAACCCGGCGAACATTGTTTCAGTCAACGAAAATGCTGACTGTATGCTTAGCCATCTTTCTGACTCTCGGCACAGGTCTACTCTGGTGGAATAATAGTTCCCCTGCTCCGGGCTCCAACATTGTTGAGAACAATTCCGCGGTTGATTCGCTAGCCGATGCCCCCCAGGTTGTCTCTCCGCTCAATCCAGCAAATTCCGAAGAGACTCCTGCACTTGTGGAGAATGAACTCCCGCCCGAGTTACCGAAAATTGACTGGGATCATCCACCATTAAAGTCGCAACCAATTACGGTCAACGTCGTTGAAGGAAGTCCAACGCAAGCACCTGTGGAAGTACTTGGAGTGGCTTATTCGAATGACCAGGATGTGATCAACTCGATCAACGAACGTATTAGTTTGGGCTGGAAGGACTGGCAGGTTCAACCTTCTGCTAAGGCCGATGATTACGAGTGGGTCCGTCGTGTCTATCTCGATTTAGCGGGACGAATCCCGACAGAAACCGAGCTCAATGCCTATTTGAATAATTCTTCGGAACAGCGGGATCAGGAATTAGTCGATCAACTGATCGATTCCCCTGCTTTTGCGCTGCAATGGTCGACGACATGGTCCAGGCTGCTGGTCGGACGTGCTCCAAATGAAAGGGTAGACCGTCTCGCACTGCAAAAATATTTGCATGGTGTAGCTGAGTCGAATCGCTCCTGGAGCAATGTTGTTGAAGAAATGATTGCGGCTAAGGGAAATCCACATCAAAATGGAGCCGCAAATTTCCTGGTCGCACATTTGAACAATCAAGCCGTCCCGGCCACTGCCTTTGTCGCCAAAACATTGATGGGTTATCAGATCCAATGTGCTCAATGCCATCATCATCCGTTTTATGCTCTGTCTCAAAAAGAGTTCTGGGAGTTGAACAGTTTCTTTAAGCAAGCTGTTGTCACTCAAGTGGACCAGCCCCAGGAAGCTGCTCCCAGCTATCTCCTGCAAGATCGTCCAACCGCTGGCCCCACATATTATGAAACACGTTTTGGAGTCATGCACGCTGCTTTTCCAAAATACAACGGTCAGGAAGTGATCGATGATGAAAAGACCTCGCGTCGCGAGCAATTGGCTGATCTCCTTACAGCTGGAGAGGATCCGCTCATTGCCCAGGCTTTTGTCAATCGGACCTGGTCGATGCTGTTTGGATACGGATTCACGCAACCGGTTGATGATCTGGGTCCTCATAACCCAGCGACGCATCCCGAGCTATTTTCGACTTTGAGTCGTTCATTTGTTGCCTGTGATTATGACATCAAACGCCTCTATCGCTGGATCTGTTTGTCAGAACCGTATCGACTTTCCAGCCAGATGATTGCAGAAAACCGCGAGGATAATCCATCTCAAGGAACTCCCCCTGCTTTCTCACGGATGTACTTCAAATCACTTTCTCCGGAACAGCTTTATGATTCCCTCCAGGCAGTAGCCGGGGAGTTAGACGAGCGAAATCAACAATGGCCACAGCATGTGACTGAGCGTGATCAGTGGGTTTCGCAGTTTGTCAGTTCTTATGAAAATGACGAGAACGATGAAGAAGACCACTTCGATGGCACGATTTCTCAGGCACTGGTACTAATGAATGGAGACTTGGTCGATCAAACCATCCATACTGAGAAAAATATCTTGCTTAAAAATTTAGTGAGCAAATCGATTTCCGATCAGAAGAAATTCGAACGCATTTGCCTGACTGTTCTTTCCCGCAAACCGCGCCCTCAGGAAGTGGCTTTATTCCGTCAGATTCAAGCATCTTTGAGGGATGTCAAATCTCCGGTCGTCCGCCAGGAATTGCTCGCCAGTCGACTTTCCGACCTGCTCTGGGCCTACCTGAACTCCAGTGAATTCATCGTCAATCACTGA
- a CDS encoding MlaD family protein yields the protein MSERQLQFRVGLFVIAAVLTGVVLTIQFGKLDRYTEPRYVVGIQFDELSGVNPGTPVKQSGIPIGSVREVSINQKTRKVVVVVEIRERFKLAEDSKPQIISSLLGDAHIEFSIGTSNQIVSTGFLFRGITQQDPLAAVQQLESRMNETMKSFAATSEEWQQVARNVNSLIETNQGSIDEMVEHAAVSLRQLTLAMQKASVTLDEANKFIADPQLQQSVKQAMVALPHLMQQTDILIQQTQQTIATTNKAVTSLGNTMDNLETVTNPIAANSDQLVSGVTTSLASLNQTLVQLSSFSKQLNEGDGSIQRMAKDPQLYQNMQTSSASLAALLRNLEPIMRDMQIFSDKIARHPEVLGVSGYLKGSSGVKEATIQPASSTAPTNLRGSSNGTNRFIP from the coding sequence ATGTCGGAACGTCAGCTCCAATTTCGTGTCGGATTATTCGTTATCGCAGCCGTGCTTACCGGTGTCGTGTTGACGATTCAGTTCGGTAAGCTGGACCGCTACACCGAGCCGCGGTATGTCGTGGGGATTCAATTTGATGAACTTTCAGGTGTTAACCCAGGCACTCCCGTTAAACAGTCCGGTATTCCGATTGGAAGCGTTCGAGAAGTTTCTATCAATCAAAAGACTCGTAAAGTGGTGGTCGTCGTCGAAATTCGTGAGCGTTTTAAGCTCGCTGAGGATTCGAAACCGCAAATCATTTCCTCGCTTCTGGGAGATGCCCACATCGAATTTTCCATCGGCACAAGTAACCAGATCGTCTCCACTGGATTTCTCTTCCGAGGGATTACGCAACAGGATCCTCTGGCAGCGGTCCAACAGCTCGAAAGTCGAATGAATGAAACGATGAAGTCGTTTGCGGCGACCAGTGAAGAATGGCAGCAGGTGGCACGGAATGTCAATTCCCTGATCGAAACCAATCAGGGATCGATTGATGAAATGGTCGAACATGCTGCCGTCTCGTTGCGACAATTGACACTCGCCATGCAGAAGGCGTCGGTTACACTTGATGAAGCGAATAAATTTATTGCCGATCCCCAACTTCAGCAATCGGTTAAGCAGGCGATGGTTGCCTTGCCGCATTTGATGCAACAGACAGATATTCTCATTCAGCAAACCCAGCAGACGATCGCCACGACAAACAAAGCAGTCACTTCGTTGGGAAATACAATGGATAATTTGGAGACGGTCACAAATCCGATTGCCGCCAATTCCGACCAATTAGTCAGTGGTGTGACGACGAGTCTAGCCTCGCTCAATCAGACATTGGTGCAGCTTTCATCCTTCAGTAAGCAACTCAATGAAGGGGATGGCTCAATTCAGCGAATGGCAAAGGATCCTCAGCTTTATCAAAATATGCAGACATCCTCAGCTTCTCTGGCGGCATTGCTTCGTAACCTCGAACCCATTATGCGGGATATGCAAATCTTTAGCGATAAGATCGCCCGGCACCCTGAAGTCCTTGGCGTAAGCGGATATTTGAAGGGGTCTTCAGGAGTGAAGGAAGCCACAATTCAGCCCGCATCTTCAACGGCTCCGACAAATCTTCGAGGCTCTTCCAACGGGACAAATCGATTCATTCCCTGA
- a CDS encoding ABC transporter ATP-binding protein — protein sequence MNSDHQTPLLELNHVSRSFGGQGVLSDISLQVQPGETLVLIGESGCGKSVTTKLLAGMLEPTAGDVMWRGVDVKRLKPAEKLKQRLRIGYLFQSAALFDSLNVFENIAFGLRQNTRKKNEEIQDIVYSRLVDVGLNSEVGSKMPAELSGGMRKRVGLARALAISPDIIIYDEPTTGLDPVMSDVINELILSVREQRPVTSIVVTHDMHTVQKVADRILMLYPLSRLPAGENQVIFSGTADDAFHADDVRVYSFVHGDASQRLHELSAA from the coding sequence ATGAATTCAGACCACCAAACTCCACTTCTGGAATTGAATCACGTCTCCCGTTCATTCGGGGGACAAGGGGTTCTCAGTGATATCAGTCTGCAGGTACAGCCAGGAGAAACGCTGGTCTTAATTGGTGAGAGTGGTTGTGGGAAGAGTGTCACCACAAAATTGCTGGCGGGCATGTTGGAGCCAACCGCTGGAGATGTCATGTGGCGGGGTGTCGATGTCAAGAGGTTAAAACCAGCTGAAAAACTCAAGCAACGTTTGCGTATCGGATACCTGTTTCAATCGGCGGCTTTGTTCGACAGTTTAAATGTGTTCGAAAACATTGCGTTTGGATTAAGGCAAAATACACGTAAAAAAAACGAGGAAATCCAAGATATTGTTTACAGCCGGCTGGTTGATGTCGGCTTGAATAGCGAGGTCGGTTCGAAAATGCCAGCTGAGTTATCGGGCGGAATGAGAAAGCGTGTTGGACTGGCGAGAGCTTTGGCGATATCGCCGGATATCATTATTTACGATGAACCGACCACCGGACTCGATCCTGTGATGAGCGATGTGATCAATGAATTGATTCTCTCTGTTCGTGAGCAACGTCCCGTAACCAGTATCGTCGTGACACATGATATGCACACCGTTCAGAAAGTGGCGGACCGCATTTTGATGTTATATCCCCTTTCACGACTGCCAGCGGGAGAAAATCAGGTCATTTTTTCGGGAACGGCTGATGATGCTTTTCACGCGGACGATGTTCGCGTCTATTCCTTTGTGCATGGGGATGCAAGTCAACGTTTACACGAATTGAGTGCCGCGTAA
- a CDS encoding MlaE family ABC transporter permease has protein sequence MSIVQQERWNPVVWLGELVIAPVSVIGDFALFALLTLRWTFSRWPKGNVLWANLYQIGVLSLPVVMVTGGFIGMVLAVQSYDQLRVMHMESRLGSVVNMTLVKELGPVLAATMLAGRVGSAIAAELGTMRVTEQIDALEALGADPIQYLVVPRFLGCVLLIPMLTIIADTVGMLCGWIFSTTVLGINSYYYWYHTYAYISLLDVYSGILKSISFGAAIALVSCHRGFHAKAGAQGVGTAATQTFVFSFVLILFLDFLAGVVLSQVYIWLDPA, from the coding sequence ATGTCGATAGTTCAGCAAGAGCGTTGGAATCCTGTGGTCTGGCTGGGGGAATTGGTTATTGCCCCCGTGTCAGTCATTGGGGATTTTGCGCTGTTTGCCTTATTGACACTTCGTTGGACGTTTTCTCGCTGGCCGAAAGGCAACGTCCTCTGGGCGAATCTCTATCAGATTGGTGTCTTGAGCCTGCCAGTCGTCATGGTGACCGGTGGATTTATCGGCATGGTCCTGGCTGTACAATCTTACGATCAGCTTCGTGTGATGCACATGGAATCCCGTTTGGGTTCAGTCGTTAATATGACTCTCGTCAAGGAACTCGGTCCCGTACTGGCAGCCACAATGCTGGCTGGTCGTGTCGGAAGCGCAATTGCTGCCGAACTCGGCACAATGCGTGTCACCGAACAGATCGATGCCCTGGAAGCATTGGGCGCAGATCCGATTCAGTACCTGGTTGTGCCTCGTTTTCTGGGTTGCGTTCTATTGATTCCGATGCTGACGATCATCGCCGATACCGTTGGCATGTTGTGTGGCTGGATTTTCTCCACAACTGTTCTCGGCATCAACAGTTACTACTACTGGTATCACACCTACGCCTACATTTCCCTATTAGATGTCTATTCGGGGATTCTGAAAAGTATTTCATTCGGAGCGGCGATCGCACTGGTTTCCTGTCACCGCGGATTTCATGCCAAAGCCGGTGCTCAGGGAGTCGGAACAGCTGCGACTCAGACATTTGTTTTCTCCTTTGTCCTGATCCTCTTCCTCGATTTCCTGGCAGGCGTTGTCCTGTCGCAGGTTTATATCTGGCTGGATCCGGCATAG
- a CDS encoding DUF6800 family protein, whose amino-acid sequence MPRIERDREMARKRTRKVKIAKFRAKYQAAKNDTEKQEILEKARKISPFIEFETAE is encoded by the coding sequence ATGCCTCGTATTGAACGTGATCGGGAAATGGCGCGTAAGCGAACCCGCAAAGTGAAAATCGCTAAGTTCCGTGCCAAGTATCAAGCTGCCAAGAATGATACTGAAAAGCAGGAAATCTTGGAAAAAGCCCGAAAAATCAGCCCGTTTATCGAGTTCGAAACTGCTGAATAA
- a CDS encoding PP2C family protein-serine/threonine phosphatase, translating into MQWTPKFQYASRSDTGMKRLNNEDCYSLTLCPDDSQWYSRGHLFAVADGMGGHEVGELASKTAIDTLPHVYFKSAHEQPADALHEAMREANSAIYEIGNHNRDFKRMGTTCSSLVICADGYLVGHVGDSRVYRVRDERIDQLSFDHTVAWEQKLRQRRNAQLENVDAEKYGHVLTRCLGPDPTVRVDIEGPFQYLPGDVFVLCSDGLTKYLSDIEIGVYAKNMPPSEAAKLLVNLANMRGGGDNCTVIIVRISKQDGVVNLPATAEYQQISAYSKWAQPLLFLATFICGIGAGVLSYFQMAIPAAMLGFLATGLLLWGFLIGRQRQRLAEADNDLDSQDEASATVFFRPYRTAAIRLSLSTADKLRESATKLAATAKAGEWKCNWSTYEATVQQAETAMNAKKYRQALLDWSKAIEILFNGMSR; encoded by the coding sequence ATGCAATGGACCCCGAAATTTCAGTATGCCTCACGTTCCGATACCGGGATGAAGCGACTTAACAATGAGGACTGCTACTCACTGACTCTTTGTCCTGACGATAGCCAATGGTATTCACGCGGCCATTTGTTTGCAGTGGCCGATGGGATGGGTGGGCATGAAGTCGGGGAACTGGCCAGCAAAACTGCCATTGATACACTTCCTCACGTGTACTTCAAGTCGGCTCACGAACAACCAGCCGATGCATTGCATGAAGCAATGCGGGAAGCCAACAGCGCGATTTACGAAATTGGAAATCACAATCGCGACTTCAAACGTATGGGCACAACCTGTTCGTCATTGGTCATCTGCGCCGATGGGTATCTGGTTGGCCATGTTGGTGACAGTCGCGTTTACCGAGTTCGCGATGAACGAATTGATCAACTCTCATTTGACCACACCGTTGCCTGGGAACAGAAACTGAGGCAAAGAAGAAATGCTCAGCTCGAGAATGTCGATGCGGAAAAATATGGCCATGTCTTGACCCGCTGCCTGGGCCCCGACCCGACGGTGCGTGTCGATATCGAGGGACCGTTTCAATATCTTCCTGGCGATGTCTTCGTGCTCTGTTCTGATGGTCTGACCAAATACCTGAGTGATATTGAAATCGGTGTTTATGCCAAGAATATGCCACCAAGTGAAGCCGCCAAACTACTCGTAAATCTGGCAAACATGCGTGGAGGTGGAGATAACTGCACAGTGATCATCGTGCGTATCAGCAAGCAGGATGGTGTTGTGAATTTACCTGCCACTGCGGAGTATCAACAGATCTCCGCTTATTCAAAGTGGGCTCAACCCTTATTGTTCCTGGCTACATTCATTTGTGGAATAGGTGCAGGTGTACTCTCGTATTTTCAAATGGCTATCCCGGCTGCGATGCTTGGATTTCTGGCGACTGGTCTACTCCTGTGGGGATTTTTAATTGGCCGACAGCGACAACGACTCGCCGAGGCTGATAATGATCTTGATTCTCAAGATGAGGCTTCCGCAACCGTTTTCTTTCGACCTTATCGCACTGCCGCCATTCGTCTGTCTCTTTCCACAGCCGACAAACTTCGCGAATCAGCGACAAAGCTTGCCGCGACCGCCAAAGCTGGCGAGTGGAAATGCAACTGGTCCACATACGAGGCGACCGTCCAGCAAGCCGAAACGGCCATGAATGCCAAAAAATACCGACAAGCCTTACTGGATTGGTCCAAAGCGATTGAAATCCTGTTTAATGGTATGTCAAGATAG